From Pedobacter indicus, a single genomic window includes:
- a CDS encoding four-helix bundle copper-binding protein has protein sequence MNHCRDCAQACRKCAQACEEMSAAA, from the coding sequence ATGAATCACTGCCGAGATTGTGCCCAAGCGTGTAGAAAGTGTGCGCAGGCCTGCGAAGAAATGTCAGCTGCGGCCTAG
- a CDS encoding ORF6N domain-containing protein, translated as MENKELRIPDEIVISKIYYIRNQKVMFDSDLAALYEVETKQLKRQVRRNIERFPEDFMFELTPEESRYSRSQNGTLKQGGNIKYAPMVFTEQGVAMLSSVLNSSRAIQVNIQIIRVFTHIRQMLADNIEIRLEVEKIKSKLNNQDKNMEIVFKYLDELLEKQDHPSPPRKRIGFKPDDL; from the coding sequence ATGGAAAACAAAGAATTAAGAATACCAGATGAAATTGTCATCAGCAAGATTTACTATATCAGGAATCAAAAAGTAATGTTTGATTCAGATTTGGCGGCACTTTATGAAGTTGAAACCAAACAGCTCAAACGACAAGTAAGACGTAATATAGAGCGTTTTCCAGAAGATTTCATGTTCGAATTGACTCCTGAAGAATCCCGATATTCAAGGAGCCAAAATGGCACCTTGAAGCAAGGCGGAAATATAAAATATGCGCCTATGGTATTTACAGAACAGGGCGTAGCAATGTTGTCAAGCGTGCTCAATAGTTCGCGAGCAATTCAAGTCAACATTCAGATAATCCGAGTATTCACTCATATACGTCAAATGCTTGCCGATAATATTGAGATTCGGTTAGAAGTTGAAAAAATCAAGTCCAAACTGAATAACCAAGATAAAAACATGGAGATTGTGTTTAAGTACTTGGATGAGTTGCTGGAAAAACAGGACCACCCTAGTCCACCAAGAAAACGGATTGGCTTCAAACCGGATGATTTGTAA
- a CDS encoding site-specific integrase, which translates to MRTANTFGVHFILRMNKEKNGSAPIYVRITVNGARIEMSLKKRVKLSDWNPSRGIAKTKNTDLKILNGFLEQVRGILSGYYQEMVMAKKLITPEAIKNMYLGEVEQENTLHSLIEYHNLHMKEVLAFGTLKNYFTTAKYLKEFVLQQFKKPDIYLSELDYKFITQFEYFLRTYEPTDHHKGMANNGVMKHLERFRKMVRLGVKLGWIEKNPFELYKLKMQKVERDFLTSDELSKIEKKEFSVQRIQYAKDLFVFSCYTGIAYIDVMQLTPDNILLGTDGNRWIKTMREKTDTSVNVPILPKAAAIIEKYKDNPRAIAHGTMFPVISNQKLNSYLKEVADLCGIKKHLTFHLARHTFATSVTLSNGVPIETVSKMLGHTTIRTTQIYAKVVEQKVSQDMANLRNRLEENEESKLRALKG; encoded by the coding sequence ATGAGAACAGCAAACACATTCGGTGTTCATTTCATTCTTCGAATGAACAAAGAAAAAAACGGAAGCGCTCCGATTTATGTAAGAATTACAGTCAACGGAGCCAGAATTGAGATGTCCCTCAAGAAAAGAGTAAAACTTTCTGATTGGAATCCGTCAAGAGGCATTGCAAAAACGAAAAATACCGATCTTAAAATCCTCAATGGATTTCTGGAGCAAGTAAGAGGCATTCTATCGGGTTATTATCAGGAGATGGTTATGGCCAAGAAGTTAATCACCCCTGAGGCAATTAAGAATATGTATTTGGGAGAAGTGGAACAGGAAAACACACTTCACTCATTGATAGAGTATCATAATTTACACATGAAAGAAGTCCTCGCCTTTGGAACGCTTAAAAATTATTTCACAACAGCAAAGTACCTAAAGGAATTTGTGTTACAACAGTTCAAGAAGCCCGATATCTATCTCTCCGAACTGGATTATAAATTTATCACTCAATTCGAGTATTTTTTGCGGACCTATGAACCAACCGATCACCACAAGGGAATGGCGAACAACGGCGTCATGAAACATCTGGAGCGGTTTCGTAAAATGGTGCGCCTAGGTGTAAAACTCGGCTGGATCGAAAAGAATCCCTTCGAACTTTACAAACTAAAGATGCAAAAAGTAGAGCGCGACTTTTTAACCAGCGATGAACTGTCTAAAATTGAGAAAAAAGAGTTCTCGGTACAGCGCATTCAATATGCGAAAGATCTTTTTGTTTTCAGCTGCTACACCGGGATCGCCTACATCGACGTAATGCAGTTGACCCCAGATAATATTCTCTTGGGAACCGATGGTAATCGTTGGATCAAAACGATGCGTGAAAAAACCGACACGTCAGTTAATGTCCCTATCCTTCCAAAGGCAGCAGCGATCATTGAAAAATACAAAGACAATCCTCGGGCAATTGCACACGGCACAATGTTTCCAGTGATTTCAAACCAAAAGCTGAACAGCTATCTAAAAGAAGTGGCCGATCTATGCGGCATCAAGAAGCATTTAACGTTTCACCTGGCGAGACACACCTTCGCCACCTCGGTTACCCTTTCCAATGGAGTTCCCATTGAGACGGTGAGTAAGATGTTAGGGCACACCACCATCAGGACAACCCAGATTTACGCAAAGGTAGTTGAGCAGAAGGTTAGTCAGGATATGGCGAATCTTAGGAATCGTTTAGAGGAGAATGAAGAGAGTAAATTAAGAGCTTTGAAAGGTTAA